The segment TTTTATTACAAAAGTTAACAATAAAAAATCTTTTGTTAGGCCAAGAATAATTGTTGCCGTACCTTCAGGGGTAACTCAGGTGGAGAAAAGGGCTGTAAAAGATTCCGCTATACAGGCGGGTGCCCGTGAGGTTTATATAGTGGAAGAACCTATGGCTGCAGCAATTGGGGCAGGGTTACCTATTCAGGAGCCTTCCGGTAATATGATAGTTGATATAGGTGGAGGTACCACTGAAGTGGCTGTTATCTCGCTGTCAGGTATCGTTTATGCAAACTCTGTGAGGGTTGGTGGGGATGAGATGGATGAAGCCATAGTCAATTACATAAAGAGAAACTACAACTTATTGATTGGTACATCCACAGCAGAAAAGATTAAGATGGAAATCGGTTCTGCTTATCGTCTTGAGGAAGAGATGAGTATAGAGATAAAGGGGAGAGACCTTTTAAATGGAATCCCTAAAACCGTTGAAATAACGGATAGCGAAATCAGAGAGGCCTTAAGTGATGCTGTTTCCAAAATTGTGGATGCTGTAAAAAGTGCTCTGGAGAAGACACCACCTGAGCTTTCCGCTGACATTGTGGATAGGGGTATCGTTTTATCAGGCGGTGGTGCTTTATTAAAAGGATTGGATAAAAAACTCGCAGAGGAGACAGGGTTACCGATTATTGTGGCTGATGACCCATTAAAAGCTGTTGCATATGGGGCTGGTAAGGTGCTTGATGAGTTAGAGTTACTTAAAAAGGTATGCATAGATTAAAAGATATATGGAAGAAGATTTTAATCTTCTTTCTGTTTTTTATTTTTTTAATTATCTTACAGATAAGAAACCCTGAAATAAGAGGTCCATTTAGAGGTATATTAGGTAATATATTAAATCCTTTTGTGTACTATTCTTATAAAGTCTATGATGGTATCTCATCATTATTCGATAATTATATCTATCTTGTAAATGCCAAAAAGGAGAATGAAGCTCTGAAATTAAAGCTTTCTGAGTTAAACATACAAAATAGAATTCTTAATGAAAAACTACATGAATATGAACAACTTAGAAAAATATTGAAGTTTAAGGATAACTATCAGGTAGAATTGCTTGCGGCTTCTGTAGTTGGCAAACATATCGATGGATATAGTAAATATATTTTTATAAATGTGGGTCAGATTGATGGGATTCAAATAAACGATTCTGTGGCCAACGAAATGGGGTTGATTGGTAAAATCGTGGAGGTTATGAATAATAGATCTAAGGTACTTCTTATTACAGATCCAAACAATAAGGTGAGCGTTATGAATCTTAGAACCAGAACAACAGGGATAATGAGTGGTGATGGTAGTGGAGGGCTTGTGGTGGAGTTTTATGATAAGCTTGATAAGGTGTATAAAGGTGATATATTCATAACATCAGGTCTTGGTGGTCTATATATTAAGGGTATTGCAGTTGGCAAAGTTTATGCATATTCCAACAATCCATCAGATATCTTTCAAAGGGTTTATCTAAAACCTTTAGTTAATTTCAATTCGATAGAAAATCTGCTTGTTATAAAGAGTAAAAATGATTAAAATGGTTTTGTCATTAGCTCTATCCTTGTTGTTTTATATCGTTTATCACTTATTTACGTTGGCTAATTATATCGATATCGTCTTAATATCTATTATTATCTACTTTGATTTTACGGATGATGATCTGTTTTTTTTCATTATTCCTCTATCTTTATTAAGTGATTATATGCTTGATATATATTTTGGGTTTTCTGCCATACTGTTTTTCATTATATATCTATTTAGGGTATTGATGAGTAAAAATATGTTTTTTAAGAGTCAGTTTTTAAAATTTGTATATTATTTTTCTTCTGTATTATTCTACAATATTGTAGTATCAAAGATTCTGGGTATAGGGGTTGAAACGATGGTTGTGGCTATCCCGATCAGACTCTTTTTGGATATTGCAATAATTTATATCGTGAATACCTTTTTGGAGTCGAAATTTGTTGTTTCGTACGGTAAATGATAAAATTATAAAGCTTTTTAATAAGAGATTGACCCTGTTATTTTTTATATTTATAGGGTTTATTTTCTTTATTATTATAAGACTCTTTTTTCTTCAAATTATTTATTACGATAAATATAAAACACTTTCTGACAACAACAGGATAAGGATAGTGAGAATTTTTGCCAGCAGAGGAATGATTATGGATCGTAAGGGGGTTGTGTTTGTTAAAAATGCTCCCAGCTATAATCTTACCCTTTTGAAGGAGGATGTAAAAGATTTAAAAGGTACCATAGAAAAGTTGAGTTCGGTGTTAAATATAAATATAGATTCTGTACAAAAAAGATTAAAAAATTCATACCCATATGTGCCAATAGCTATAAAAAGGGGGCTTTCATTTGAGGAGATGTCTTATTTTATGGAGCATTCGCAGGATTTTCCGGGTGTTAAAATTGAGCTTGAGACCTCTCGGAAATATGAAGATGGTGAAGCGATCAGCCATCTTGTTGGATACTTAGGGGAGGTAAATCTTGATGAGATAGAGAAATATGGAATATACTTTCCGGGGGATTTAATAGGTAAGACCGGGCTGGAAAAGTATTACGAGGCGGTTTTAAGGGGTAAAAATGGACTAAAATATGTTGAAGTGGATAGTCTGGGACAAGCTGTGAATATTACAAACGTAAAAGAACCTGTTCCGGGAAACAATATTGCACTTACGATAGATTTTAACATGCAAAAATATGCAAAAGAATTATTTGCTGGCAAAAAAGGTGCTGTGGTTATTCTTAAAATAGATGGTAACGAAGTAATAACACTGTTTTCCGCACCAACGTTTAATTTAAACGATTTTGTTCCATATATAAGTGAAGATAAATGGAAACAACTACACAATGACGATAAACCACTCATTAATAGAGCTACAGAGGCAGCATATCCTCCCGGATCTGTCTTCAAAGTTTTGATGGCTACTGCTGCGTTAAATGAAAAAGTGATAACACCAAATACTACGTTCAACTGTAATGGGGAGTTTAGCTATGGTAATCTTACTTATAGATGCTGGAATAAAGATGGTCATGGTGCAGTAAATCTTAAAAAATCTATTGCAGAATCCTGCGATGTCTATTACTACAATGTAGGATTAAAGTTGGGTATAGATAATATCGTAAAATATGCAAAAGGGTTGGGATTGGGTAGTAAAACAGGGATAGATCTTCCAACGGAAAGTGGAGGTAATTTCCCTGATAGGGATTGGAAAAAAAGGGTTTTCAAGCAGAGTTGGTATCCTGGGGAGACTATTATTACTTCTATTGGACAGGGTTATATGACCACAACACCTTTGCAGCTTGCAGTTATGTTAAGTGGGGTCTTTAATGGAGGAAAGCTCTATAAACCGAGACTACTTGATAAAATTATCACAACCAAAGAGGTATTTAAGATAAATAGCGAATTGATCAATGATATGCATATTCCAAAAGAAGTTGTATCCACAGTGCTTGATGCGGTGGTGGAAACTGTGATGGGAGAAAGGGGAACCGCTTATAGGGCAAAAGTGGATGGTGTATTGGTTGGTGGTAAGACCGGTACAGCCCAGGTGGTGGGGCTCAAAAAAACGGAGAATATGAATCAGGATCAGATTCCTGAAAAATACAGGGATCATTCCTGGTTTGGTGGGGTATTTCCGGCGGACAACCCACAATATGTCATCGTGGTATTTGTGGAGCACGGGGGTGCCGGAAGTTCCGGAGCTACTCCAATAGCTGGGGCTTTAATTAACAAAATGGTGCAATTGGGTTATGTTTCAGGTAGATAAAAGGCTGTTTAAAAATTTTGATATTTATCTTAGCGGTGTAATTCTATCTATTCTCTTATATGGTTTCATCGCTGTGTATAGCGCATCATATGATCCCACATCACATAAGTTTGCAATATTTTATATAAAGCAGTTATATTGGGCACTGATAGGGATATCGTTTTACATATTTTTCTCATTTTTCAATTATAAGCATCTGATCAAGTGGAATGTTATTTTTTATATATTAGGTCTGGTTTTATTAATACTTGTTTTGATAATCGGTCATATAGGGATGGGGGCACAGAGATGGATTAATATTGGGGGCTTTAGATTTCAGCCATCAGAATTTTTCAAGATAGTTTTTATTCTTATGATGCCTAAAATCTACAATGATTTTGATGAGAATAAGTTAGGGATGATAGATGTAATAAAAAAATTCTGGCTTGTACTACCCCCATTCATACTTGTATTTTTGCAGCCAGACCTTGGTACTGCGATGGTTTTTCTTGCGGTTTGGGGGGTATTACTACTTTTTAGGGGTGTTAAAGCAAAAACTTTGATGTTTTTTTCGATATTATCCGTCGTAATAGCTCCTATAATGTGGAATAAACTTCATGATTATCAACGGGAGAGGGTGCTTACCTTTTTAAATCCGGAGAGTGATCCTTACGGTGCGGGATACCATGTGATTCAATCTAAGATTGCCATAGGATCTGGTGGTATAACCGGGAAAGGTCTTTTAAAGGGTACCCAGTCCCATCTTAAATTTCTACCTGAGAGGCATACAGATTTTATATTTGCTTTGATTAATGAAGAATTTGGATTTCTGGGTGGGGTTTTGATGATTGGGCTGTTTGGATTTCTTATCTTTAGGCTTTTGTATATTGCTCAAAAAACTAAAGAATTTTCCGGTAGAATACTTCTGGTGGCCATTGCATCGCTTATCTTTTTTCAGTTATTTGTTAATGCAGGTATGACACTTGGGTTACTTCCCGTTGTGGGGATACCTATGCCTCTTGTCAGTTATGGTGGATCCGCGCTTATTACCTTTATGACACTACTTGGAATAGCTAATTCCATATCCATTAGGAAATTTGATTCCCCTGGAGACGTTAGATGACAGATTTTATAAAAAGATTGACCATGGTTTCTAAGCCTGTGAGATATATCAATAATGAAATTAATAGCATTCATAAGAAGATAAATGATGGTATGGTCAAAGTTTGTCTTGCTTTTCCTGATACATATGAAATAGGGATGTCGCACCTGGGGATGAAGATATTATATGAATCGCTAAATTCTTCTGATAAGATTGTGGCGGAGAGATTTTTTGTGCCATGGATGGATGCAATCACGATTATGGGGGAGGATCTTTTTGTTTCCCTTGAATCTAAAATACCACTAAATAGGTTTGATATTTTAGGTTTTAGTTTGCAGTATGAGCTATCCTATTCAAATATTATATTGACGTTAAAATACTCTAAAATACCATTTTGGAGCAGTGAAAGATCTGAAAATGATCCTATTATTGTGGCGGGTGGTCCCTGTGTATTCAATCCTGCCCCATTAAACAGGATTGTGGATGCGTTTTTTGTGGGTGAAATGGATGATGAATTCCGAAAGGTTTTGGAAGGAGTTTTGAAATTTAAAAGGAGAAAAGATAGGCTGGAATATCTAAACAGTTTCCCTTTTGTTTATGTTCCTATTATAGATTATAACAAAATAGTCAAAAGAAATATTTTTACAGAATTTTCTCACAAAACAAATCTCAAAAGTCAAATTGTACCGCTTATGCCGGTGGTACAGGATAGGGTAAGTATAGAGATATCGAGGGGCTGTACCCGTGGATGCAGGTTTTGTCAGGCGGGTGTGATCTATAGACCTTCGAGGGAACAGAATGTAGAGAAGATTATATCAGATGGTCTGTCCCTTTTAAATAAAACAGGTTATAATGAGATATCCCTGATGTCGTTATCGGCATCCGACTATACAAGAATTTCAGACCTTCTGTTATCGCTGTCGGAGTTGGTTAAAAATGATAAAATATCATTATCCCTCCCTTCTCTGAGGGTGGATAAGATTGATGATTTCATCTTTGAGTCCCTTTCCAAGGTGAGAAAATCTGGTTTTACCATCGCTCCGGAAGCTGGTTCCCAGAGGATGAGGGATATTATCAATAAAAATATATCTGAAGATGAAATTTTTACAGCAGTTGAAAGGGCTCAGAAAAATGGTTGGAGTAGTGCAAAACTGTACTTTATGGTGGGGCTACCGTTTGAAACGGATGATGATGTGGCGGAAATAGCTGAACTGGTTAAAAGGTTAAAACTAAATTTTAGAGGCAAAAATAGCATAGATATAACAGCGTCGGTGTCAAATTTTGTTCCTAAACCATTCACCCCTTTTCAGTGGTACCCTCAGAATAGAAGGGAAGACTTTTTAAGAAAACACAACATGTTAAAAGACCTTTTTAAAAGGTATAAGATCAATTTTAAGATACATAATATCGATCA is part of the Calditerrivibrio nitroreducens DSM 19672 genome and harbors:
- a CDS encoding rod shape-determining protein, yielding MIFDRLLNMFSNDLAVDLGTANTLIYVKGKGIVCSEPSVVAINNDTKEILAVGSEAKSMLGRTPANIVAIRPMKDGVISNFEVTEKMLRYFITKVNNKKSFVRPRIIVAVPSGVTQVEKRAVKDSAIQAGAREVYIVEEPMAAAIGAGLPIQEPSGNMIVDIGGGTTEVAVISLSGIVYANSVRVGGDEMDEAIVNYIKRNYNLLIGTSTAEKIKMEIGSAYRLEEEMSIEIKGRDLLNGIPKTVEITDSEIREALSDAVSKIVDAVKSALEKTPPELSADIVDRGIVLSGGGALLKGLDKKLAEETGLPIIVADDPLKAVAYGAGKVLDELELLKKVCID
- the mreC gene encoding rod shape-determining protein MreC — encoded protein: MHRLKDIWKKILIFFLFFIFLIILQIRNPEIRGPFRGILGNILNPFVYYSYKVYDGISSLFDNYIYLVNAKKENEALKLKLSELNIQNRILNEKLHEYEQLRKILKFKDNYQVELLAASVVGKHIDGYSKYIFINVGQIDGIQINDSVANEMGLIGKIVEVMNNRSKVLLITDPNNKVSVMNLRTRTTGIMSGDGSGGLVVEFYDKLDKVYKGDIFITSGLGGLYIKGIAVGKVYAYSNNPSDIFQRVYLKPLVNFNSIENLLVIKSKND
- the mrdA gene encoding penicillin-binding protein 2; this encodes MTLLFFIFIGFIFFIIIRLFFLQIIYYDKYKTLSDNNRIRIVRIFASRGMIMDRKGVVFVKNAPSYNLTLLKEDVKDLKGTIEKLSSVLNINIDSVQKRLKNSYPYVPIAIKRGLSFEEMSYFMEHSQDFPGVKIELETSRKYEDGEAISHLVGYLGEVNLDEIEKYGIYFPGDLIGKTGLEKYYEAVLRGKNGLKYVEVDSLGQAVNITNVKEPVPGNNIALTIDFNMQKYAKELFAGKKGAVVILKIDGNEVITLFSAPTFNLNDFVPYISEDKWKQLHNDDKPLINRATEAAYPPGSVFKVLMATAALNEKVITPNTTFNCNGEFSYGNLTYRCWNKDGHGAVNLKKSIAESCDVYYYNVGLKLGIDNIVKYAKGLGLGSKTGIDLPTESGGNFPDRDWKKRVFKQSWYPGETIITSIGQGYMTTTPLQLAVMLSGVFNGGKLYKPRLLDKIITTKEVFKINSELINDMHIPKEVVSTVLDAVVETVMGERGTAYRAKVDGVLVGGKTGTAQVVGLKKTENMNQDQIPEKYRDHSWFGGVFPADNPQYVIVVFVEHGGAGSSGATPIAGALINKMVQLGYVSGR
- the rodA gene encoding rod shape-determining protein RodA — encoded protein: MFQVDKRLFKNFDIYLSGVILSILLYGFIAVYSASYDPTSHKFAIFYIKQLYWALIGISFYIFFSFFNYKHLIKWNVIFYILGLVLLILVLIIGHIGMGAQRWINIGGFRFQPSEFFKIVFILMMPKIYNDFDENKLGMIDVIKKFWLVLPPFILVFLQPDLGTAMVFLAVWGVLLLFRGVKAKTLMFFSILSVVIAPIMWNKLHDYQRERVLTFLNPESDPYGAGYHVIQSKIAIGSGGITGKGLLKGTQSHLKFLPERHTDFIFALINEEFGFLGGVLMIGLFGFLIFRLLYIAQKTKEFSGRILLVAIASLIFFQLFVNAGMTLGLLPVVGIPMPLVSYGGSALITFMTLLGIANSISIRKFDSPGDVR
- a CDS encoding TIGR03960 family B12-binding radical SAM protein, which codes for MTDFIKRLTMVSKPVRYINNEINSIHKKINDGMVKVCLAFPDTYEIGMSHLGMKILYESLNSSDKIVAERFFVPWMDAITIMGEDLFVSLESKIPLNRFDILGFSLQYELSYSNIILTLKYSKIPFWSSERSENDPIIVAGGPCVFNPAPLNRIVDAFFVGEMDDEFRKVLEGVLKFKRRKDRLEYLNSFPFVYVPIIDYNKIVKRNIFTEFSHKTNLKSQIVPLMPVVQDRVSIEISRGCTRGCRFCQAGVIYRPSREQNVEKIISDGLSLLNKTGYNEISLMSLSASDYTRISDLLLSLSELVKNDKISLSLPSLRVDKIDDFIFESLSKVRKSGFTIAPEAGSQRMRDIINKNISEDEIFTAVERAQKNGWSSAKLYFMVGLPFETDDDVAEIAELVKRLKLNFRGKNSIDITASVSNFVPKPFTPFQWYPQNRREDFLRKHNMLKDLFKRYKINFKIHNIDQSVMEGVFSRGDNRLNDLIIKAVESGCCFDGWSEYFDMSKWRETFDDFGYSVEEFACKEYKYDDILPWDNIDPLVSKEFLWEEYQKSSSGILIPDCKTERCTGCGVCDFDKIQNIKADRFDIEINTEIDNSKEINYSVIFTKKGFSSILSALELSRVFSHTFNIIGYRLSYSKGFNPQPRINYVYPLPVGVEGENEILLIRGDEITDMNNFMKRLKGILPDGLVVKDIRKITKYDQGDADVIYRFEKDDYRFLKSFYERGEAYYIKKSKKGDDKIINIDQYLPRFNDNKLTISLKISNMGGYNPLDFFKYTNYNYNKIVREKIILKGLEYV